A region of Gemmatimonadaceae bacterium DNA encodes the following proteins:
- the rpsP gene encoding 30S ribosomal protein S16, translating to MAVRIRLRRTGRKRAPMFRIVVADSRSPRDGRFIEIVGQYAPRQGENAVNLRTERVNYWLDNGALPTDTVRSLLRRAGILKERHEQRIGRTLKTHAVPVSEQEASEGGAA from the coding sequence ATGGCTGTTCGCATTCGTCTTCGTCGCACGGGGCGCAAGAGGGCCCCGATGTTCCGTATCGTTGTCGCCGACTCGCGCAGCCCGCGCGATGGACGCTTCATCGAGATCGTTGGCCAGTACGCTCCCCGCCAAGGTGAGAACGCGGTCAATCTTCGCACCGAGCGCGTGAACTACTGGCTCGACAACGGTGCGCTGCCCACCGACACCGTACGGTCGCTGTTGCGACGCGCAGGCATTCTGAAGGAGCGCCACGAGCAGCGCATCGGTCGCACCCTCAAGACGCACGCCGTGCCGGTGAGCGAGCAGGAGGCGTCCGAGGGCGGCGCTGCCTAA
- the rimM gene encoding ribosome maturation factor RimM (Essential for efficient processing of 16S rRNA), producing MSAPARPDGSEDFIIVGRVRNAHGIRGELVVEPITDAPAAVFAPGRRVLAGTVRGDVAPGVHELHIEKSSRFKDGLIVAFREIIDRTSAEQWRNRFFLLPRAEVAALDEGEVYVHDLPGMQVQLASGDPVGEVVDVYELPQGLAIDVRRAGRGDTVLLLYEQSVLSVDRDAKVVTVTIPDGLLDE from the coding sequence ATGAGCGCTCCCGCCCGACCCGACGGCAGCGAGGATTTCATCATTGTCGGGCGGGTGCGCAACGCACACGGCATCCGCGGCGAGCTCGTGGTCGAGCCGATAACCGATGCCCCGGCTGCCGTCTTCGCCCCGGGCCGTCGCGTGCTTGCGGGCACCGTTCGCGGCGACGTCGCTCCCGGCGTGCACGAGTTGCACATCGAGAAGAGCTCGCGGTTCAAGGATGGCCTGATCGTGGCCTTCCGCGAGATCATCGATCGCACCAGCGCGGAGCAGTGGCGCAATCGTTTCTTTCTCCTCCCGCGCGCCGAAGTTGCCGCGCTCGACGAGGGCGAAGTGTACGTGCATGACCTGCCTGGCATGCAGGTGCAACTCGCGTCGGGTGATCCGGTCGGTGAGGTTGTCGATGTGTACGAGTTGCCGCAGGGCCTCGCGATCGACGTGCGGCGCGCGGGGCGTGGTGACACCGTACTGTTGCTATACGAACAGTCGGTGCTTTCCGTCGATCGCGACGCGAAGGTGGTGACGGTGACGATTCCCGACGGTTTGCTCGATGAGTGA
- the trmD gene encoding tRNA (guanosine(37)-N1)-methyltransferase TrmD encodes MLRIRIVTIFPEFFAAPLALSIPARAAAARSVTYEVVDLRDYTHDRHRTVDDYPYGGGPGMVMKPDPFFEAVDALGAGPPIALLSPRGRRFVQADAIRYAAGAELTLLCGHYKDVDQRVADHLATEEISLGDFVLSGGEPAALAIVDATVRLLAGAMSDHESAYGDSFFDRELSAPSYTRPPVYRGHSVPEVLLSGDHKRIAEWRDQEATRLTEGRQGSGAKRVGLPNRGE; translated from the coding sequence GTGCTCCGCATCCGTATAGTCACGATCTTCCCCGAATTTTTCGCGGCGCCGCTCGCGCTGTCGATTCCGGCGCGCGCGGCAGCGGCGCGAAGCGTGACATACGAAGTCGTCGATCTGCGCGACTACACCCACGATCGCCATCGCACCGTCGACGACTATCCGTACGGTGGCGGGCCAGGGATGGTGATGAAGCCGGATCCATTCTTCGAGGCCGTGGACGCGCTCGGCGCCGGGCCACCCATCGCGCTGCTCTCTCCACGCGGTCGCCGCTTCGTGCAGGCCGACGCGATTCGCTACGCGGCAGGCGCCGAGCTCACTCTGCTCTGCGGCCACTATAAGGATGTCGATCAGCGTGTGGCCGATCATCTGGCGACCGAGGAAATCTCCCTCGGTGACTTCGTGCTCAGCGGCGGCGAGCCGGCTGCGCTCGCGATCGTCGACGCGACGGTCCGTTTACTCGCGGGCGCGATGTCAGACCACGAGAGTGCATATGGCGATTCATTCTTCGATCGCGAGCTCAGCGCGCCGAGCTACACGCGTCCGCCGGTCTATCGAGGGCACTCCGTACCCGAGGTGCTGCTCTCGGGCGACCATAAGCGAATCGCCGAGTGGCGCGACCAGGAAGCGACGCGTCTCACAGAGGGCCGACAGGGCTCGGGAGCGAAGCGCGTCGGGCTTCCGAACAGGGGCGAATGA
- the rplS gene encoding 50S ribosomal protein L19, whose product MHAFIETQKEWLREIPPFRAGDTLRVNVRVKEGEKERIQAFEGVCIARRGSGVSETFTVRKISNGVGVERIFPVHSPMLAEITVVRRGRVRRAKLYYLRHLTGKATRIKEKKVRVAVPETGTPTTE is encoded by the coding sequence ATGCATGCTTTCATCGAAACCCAGAAAGAGTGGCTCCGCGAGATTCCGCCCTTCCGCGCCGGTGACACACTCCGCGTCAACGTTCGTGTCAAGGAAGGTGAAAAGGAGCGCATTCAGGCGTTCGAGGGTGTCTGCATAGCACGCCGTGGAAGTGGTGTGAGCGAGACGTTCACGGTGCGAAAGATCTCGAACGGTGTCGGTGTCGAGCGCATCTTCCCGGTGCACAGCCCGATGCTCGCCGAGATCACCGTTGTGCGTCGCGGCCGCGTGCGTCGCGCAAAGCTCTACTACCTCCGCCACCTCACTGGGAAAGCAACGCGCATCAAGGAGAAGAAGGTTCGCGTTGCGGTGCCCGAGACGGGCACGCCCACCACGGAGTAA
- the ffh gene encoding signal recognition particle protein encodes MFDELSEKLEATFARLRGRGILNEADIKEGLREVRRVLLEADVNFQLTREFLERVEKRAVGVAQLRTVSPAQQLVKIVYDELTTMLGERREPLKLSSVPPTIVMMVGLQGSGKTTTAAKLARKLKAEGKATRLVAADVYRPAAIDQLETLGTQLDVPVYADRSTSDVVRIAKSGIDAAKRARDRVVIVDTAGRLQIDDEMMTELDHLKHAIHPDEILFVADGMTGQDAVRIAQGFDQRLHVTGVILTKMDGDARGGAALSIYGVTKKPIKYVGVGEKPDALEEFHPERMAGRILQQGDVVSLVEKAQEAFDADEARRLEKKVKKEGMDLNDFLTAMRQIEKLGPLEGLLKMLPGVNTKVLKQVKAADPKRMKHVEAIVLSMTPAERKSPGVMNGSRRARVARGSGRPVSEVNRLLEQFREMQKMMKKAAAAQAGGGKFRPNMFGMR; translated from the coding sequence ATGTTTGATGAGCTGAGCGAAAAACTCGAAGCCACCTTCGCGCGTCTTCGTGGACGGGGCATCCTCAACGAAGCCGACATCAAGGAAGGACTGCGCGAAGTTCGCCGCGTCCTGCTCGAGGCCGATGTCAACTTTCAACTCACGCGTGAATTTCTCGAGCGGGTCGAGAAGAGGGCGGTCGGCGTTGCTCAGCTTCGCACCGTGTCGCCCGCGCAGCAGCTCGTCAAAATCGTCTACGATGAGCTCACCACCATGCTCGGCGAGCGGCGAGAGCCGCTCAAGCTGAGTAGCGTTCCTCCGACCATCGTTATGATGGTTGGACTCCAAGGTTCCGGAAAGACGACGACCGCGGCAAAGCTGGCGCGCAAGCTCAAAGCCGAAGGCAAAGCGACGCGGCTCGTCGCCGCTGATGTTTATCGACCGGCGGCCATCGATCAGCTCGAGACGCTCGGAACGCAGCTCGATGTGCCCGTGTACGCCGACCGCTCGACGAGCGATGTCGTGCGCATTGCGAAGTCGGGAATCGACGCCGCGAAGCGCGCCCGCGATCGCGTCGTCATCGTGGACACCGCCGGACGTTTGCAGATCGACGATGAGATGATGACCGAGCTCGATCATCTGAAGCATGCGATTCATCCCGACGAGATTCTGTTCGTCGCGGACGGAATGACCGGGCAGGACGCGGTTCGCATCGCGCAGGGCTTCGATCAGCGACTTCACGTTACCGGCGTCATCCTCACGAAGATGGACGGCGACGCACGCGGTGGTGCCGCGCTTTCGATTTACGGCGTCACGAAGAAGCCGATCAAATACGTCGGCGTCGGCGAAAAGCCCGACGCGCTCGAGGAATTTCATCCTGAGCGCATGGCCGGCCGCATTCTGCAGCAGGGCGACGTCGTCAGTCTCGTTGAAAAGGCGCAGGAAGCCTTCGACGCCGATGAAGCGCGGCGGCTCGAGAAGAAGGTCAAGAAGGAAGGCATGGACCTGAATGATTTTCTCACGGCCATGCGTCAGATCGAGAAGCTCGGGCCGCTCGAGGGGCTGCTCAAAATGTTGCCGGGCGTGAATACGAAGGTGCTCAAGCAGGTCAAAGCGGCCGATCCAAAGCGCATGAAGCACGTCGAAGCGATCGTGCTCTCGATGACGCCGGCCGAGCGTAAGAGTCCGGGCGTCATGAACGGCTCGCGCCGCGCGCGCGTCGCGCGGGGATCCGGCCGCCCCGTGAGCGAGGTCAATCGCCTGCTCGAGCAGTTCCGCGAGATGCAGAAGATGATGAAGAAAGCTGCCGCGGCGCAGGCCGGTGGCGGTAAGTTCCGGCCGAACATGTTTGGCATGAGATGA